The DNA window CACTCTGTGGCCAATTTGATGAAAATATTCGCCTTATCGAACAGCGCCTCGACGTCGATATTCGCTCGCGAGACAATTTTTTTGCCGCCTATGGCGATCTTGCAGCGGCCAATCAGGCAACTGCGGTTATTTATAATCTCTACCAACAAACCGCACATTACGCTGAACTGTCCGCCGCAGAGGTACACCTGAACTTGCGCCAGAGCCAACCATCGCCTGAGCAGCAATCTGAGAAGCAAGTTCCCAAACAGCCCTCTAATAAGCCCTCGAACAAACACTCTAGAGAGCAAACTAATTCCACCGGCAACCCATCTCGTAAAGAGGCGTCGTTTATGCAAACACCCCCAGTGAGTAGCCCTAAGTCTGCCAACAGCCCTGAAGCTATAGAGAACGCAGAGAACTTCAGCGTTATTCGTACCAAAAAAGGCAATATCAAGCCCCGCGGGATCAATCAGCAGCGCTATGTGCGCGCGATTCAAACCCACGATGTCAATTTTGGTATTGGGCCGGCCGGCACCGGCAAGACCTATCTCGCAGTTGCCTGTGCCGTTGAAGCACTGCTCAGAGATGAAGTTGAGCGCATCCTGCTGGTGCGCCCAGCGGTAGAAGCCGGCGAGCGACTGGGCTTTTTGCCTGGCGATCTAGCGCAAAAAGTCGACCCCTACCTGCGCCCGCTCTATGACGCACTGCATGAAATGCTCGGCTTTGAAACCGTGGCAAAACTCCAGGAGCGCAACGTTATTGAGATTGCACCTCTGGCTTATATGCGCGGCCGCACCCTCAATGGCGCCTATATTTTGCTCGATGAAGCGCAAAACACCACCCGCGAGCAGATGAAAATGTTTTTAACCCGCATCGGCTTTGGCTCAACCGCGGTTATCACTGGTGATATGTCCCAGGTTGACCTGCCCAGAGGCGTCAATTCAGGACTGGTTCACGCCTGTGAAGTGCTGAAAAATGTGCAGGAAGTGAGCTTCACCCACTTCATATCTCGCGATGTCGTACGTCACCCTATTGTCCAAAGCATCGTAGATGCCTATGATGCCCACGAGAAAACTGAATAAATAACCTATAAATGAATCTATCTATCGACATTCAGAAGGTCTGTGCCTCTGAAGATTCCCCCGACGAAGACAGTATAAAGCGCTGGGTAAGCGCTGCCATACGTGACGAGCGGGACGAATGCGAGCTGAGCATTCGTATTGTCGACGAGCAAGAAAGTGCCGATTTCAATCAGCGCTACCGCGGTAAAAGCGGTGCCACCAACGTTCTCAGCTTCCCCTTTGATGCAGTGACCCCAGAGCCATTACCAATTCTCGGCGATTTGGTGATCTGCGCCCCGGTTTTAGTACGCGAAGCATCAGAACAAGACAAAACAATTACCGCACATTGGGCACATATTGTGATCCATGGCGTATTGCACCTGCTAGGTTACGACCATATTGAAGATCAAGACGCCGAGCAGATGGAGAGTTTAGAAACAGAGATTATGCTGGTTCTAGACTTCCCTCCCCCCTACCGGATTCTCGACGAGTCCTCCGACGACCCTATTGAAGTCACGAGCAACTAACAATGAATGAAGAAACAGCCAATGGCACACCCGAAAAATCGCTTTTTGAACGGATTGGTCGGGCCTTTTCTCAAACACCACGCAACAGCGAAGATGTCGCCGATATGTTGCGCAGTGCGGAGAATGAGTCGATCATCGATGCCAGCGTGCTACAAATCATGGAAGGGGCGCTAAAAGTCTCTGACCAGCAGGCCCGTGAGATTATGATCCCGCGCTCGCAGATGGTCATTATTGACGACGACTTTACCCTTGAGCAGGTACTTGAAGTCGTTATTAGCTCTCAGCACTCGCGCTTCCCTGTGGTAGGTGAATCCTCCGACGACATCAAAGGCATTCTGCTAGCCAAAGAAATGCTGCCGCTGCTGCTTTCCGGAAATGACTCCTTTGACCTTAAGTCCCTACTGCGACCGGCCACCATTATTCCAGAGAGCAAGCGCCTCAATG is part of the SAR92 clade bacterium H455 genome and encodes:
- a CDS encoding PhoH family protein, with the translated sequence MKRSDNQPSASTLTLEPNDARRLAALCGQFDENIRLIEQRLDVDIRSRDNFFAAYGDLAAANQATAVIYNLYQQTAHYAELSAAEVHLNLRQSQPSPEQQSEKQVPKQPSNKPSNKHSREQTNSTGNPSRKEASFMQTPPVSSPKSANSPEAIENAENFSVIRTKKGNIKPRGINQQRYVRAIQTHDVNFGIGPAGTGKTYLAVACAVEALLRDEVERILLVRPAVEAGERLGFLPGDLAQKVDPYLRPLYDALHEMLGFETVAKLQERNVIEIAPLAYMRGRTLNGAYILLDEAQNTTREQMKMFLTRIGFGSTAVITGDMSQVDLPRGVNSGLVHACEVLKNVQEVSFTHFISRDVVRHPIVQSIVDAYDAHEKTE
- the ybeY gene encoding rRNA maturation RNase YbeY produces the protein MNLSIDIQKVCASEDSPDEDSIKRWVSAAIRDERDECELSIRIVDEQESADFNQRYRGKSGATNVLSFPFDAVTPEPLPILGDLVICAPVLVREASEQDKTITAHWAHIVIHGVLHLLGYDHIEDQDAEQMESLETEIMLVLDFPPPYRILDESSDDPIEVTSN
- a CDS encoding CBS domain-containing protein — translated: MNEETANGTPEKSLFERIGRAFSQTPRNSEDVADMLRSAENESIIDASVLQIMEGALKVSDQQAREIMIPRSQMVIIDDDFTLEQVLEVVISSQHSRFPVVGESSDDIKGILLAKEMLPLLLSGNDSFDLKSLLRPATIIPESKRLNVLLQEFREQRYHMAIVVDEYGGVSGLLTIEDILEEIVGEIEDETDEHEEAPIKATASGSFDVEAIAEISEFNEFFDVGLVDDEFDTIGGLVLHAFGRLPEINESIDFDGFTFKVTDGDNRKITKLEVTKIIS